The Henckelia pumila isolate YLH828 chromosome 2, ASM3356847v2, whole genome shotgun sequence genome includes a window with the following:
- the LOC140882930 gene encoding protein MICROTUBULE BINDING PROTEIN 2C isoform X2, translating to MYKPQQQQHLVDLQDTAGFGSESWLSGEDESSLSRTFSSLSAAAATASATGNVDRVLFNDLVEIVPLVQSLIDRKASSSFTRKGSMIYTKTPSRESLYKKTTGRSALQTKKQREEPNKNTANNQDGCNDNFSTFSSRSLLSEKDREELVALRDQVEDLKRQLSEKDELLKSAELLENEMTSMHSKFAELKNEVTEKDSLIKSSQLQLSDAKIKLADKQAAVEKLQWEAMTSNKKVEKLQGDLTNVEGEISCFMSLIEGLARTDLTLSDGDYDFVSYPLEEDHESVGIL from the exons ATGTATaaacctcagcagcagcagcattTGGTAGACTTGCAAGACACCGCCGGGTTCGGTTCGGAGTCATGGCTATCAGGCGAGGACGAATCCTCACTCAGTCGCACCTTCTCCTCTCTGTCCGCCGCAGCCGCCACCGCCTCCGCCACCGGGAATGTGGACCGTGTTCTTTTTAACGATCTTGTGGAGATTGTTCCTCTCGTCCAGTCTCTAATT GACCGGAAAGCGAGTTCTTCGTTTACGAGAAAGGGTTCAATGATCTATACCAAAACGCCGTCTAGAGAATCCCTTTACAAGAAG ACAACGGGAAGGAGTGCTCTTCAAACTAAAAAGCAAAGGGAGGAGCCAAACAAAAATACAGCCAATAACCAAGATGGCTGCAATGAcaatttctcaactttttcctcgAGGTCATTACTATCTGAAAAGGATAGAGAAGAACTGGTGGCATTACGGGACCAAGTGGAGGATCTGAAAAGGCAATTATCAGAAAAGGATGAACTTCTGAAATCAGCGGAGCTTTTGGAGAATGAGATGACTTCAATGCACTCGAAGTTCGCTGAGCTAAAAAATGAGGTTACAGAAAAGGACTCGTTGATTAAGTCCTCACAATTACAGCTCTCTGATGCGAAG ATTAAGCTAGCAGACAAACAAGCTGCTGTGGAAAAACTACAGTGGGAGGCAATGACTTCCAACAAAAAAGTAGAGAAGCTTCAAGGAGACCTAACAAATGTAGAAGGAGAAATTTCATGTTTCATGTCATTAATCGAAGGCTTGGCAAGGACCGATTTGACTCTTTCTGATGGAGACTATGATTTTGTCTCATACCCTCTTGAAGAGGATCATGAGTCAGTAG GAATCCTTTAA
- the LOC140882930 gene encoding protein MICROTUBULE BINDING PROTEIN 2C isoform X1 yields MYKPQQQQHLVDLQDTAGFGSESWLSGEDESSLSRTFSSLSAAAATASATGNVDRVLFNDLVEIVPLVQSLIDRKASSSFTRKGSMIYTKTPSRESLYKKTTGRSALQTKKQREEPNKNTANNQDGCNDNFSTFSSRSLLSEKDREELVALRDQVEDLKRQLSEKDELLKSAELLENEMTSMHSKFAELKNEVTEKDSLIKSSQLQLSDAKIKLADKQAAVEKLQWEAMTSNKKVEKLQGDLTNVEGEISCFMSLIEGLARTDLTLSDGDYDFVSYPLEEDHESESFNEIEMQELEAAREAYIAAVAEAKEKQDNESIAAAAKARFHLHSVVLK; encoded by the exons ATGTATaaacctcagcagcagcagcattTGGTAGACTTGCAAGACACCGCCGGGTTCGGTTCGGAGTCATGGCTATCAGGCGAGGACGAATCCTCACTCAGTCGCACCTTCTCCTCTCTGTCCGCCGCAGCCGCCACCGCCTCCGCCACCGGGAATGTGGACCGTGTTCTTTTTAACGATCTTGTGGAGATTGTTCCTCTCGTCCAGTCTCTAATT GACCGGAAAGCGAGTTCTTCGTTTACGAGAAAGGGTTCAATGATCTATACCAAAACGCCGTCTAGAGAATCCCTTTACAAGAAG ACAACGGGAAGGAGTGCTCTTCAAACTAAAAAGCAAAGGGAGGAGCCAAACAAAAATACAGCCAATAACCAAGATGGCTGCAATGAcaatttctcaactttttcctcgAGGTCATTACTATCTGAAAAGGATAGAGAAGAACTGGTGGCATTACGGGACCAAGTGGAGGATCTGAAAAGGCAATTATCAGAAAAGGATGAACTTCTGAAATCAGCGGAGCTTTTGGAGAATGAGATGACTTCAATGCACTCGAAGTTCGCTGAGCTAAAAAATGAGGTTACAGAAAAGGACTCGTTGATTAAGTCCTCACAATTACAGCTCTCTGATGCGAAG ATTAAGCTAGCAGACAAACAAGCTGCTGTGGAAAAACTACAGTGGGAGGCAATGACTTCCAACAAAAAAGTAGAGAAGCTTCAAGGAGACCTAACAAATGTAGAAGGAGAAATTTCATGTTTCATGTCATTAATCGAAGGCTTGGCAAGGACCGATTTGACTCTTTCTGATGGAGACTATGATTTTGTCTCATACCCTCTTGAAGAGGATCATGAGTCA GAATCCTTTAATGAGATAGAGATGCAGGAATTGGAAGCGGCAAGGGAAGCTTACATCGCTGCAGTGGCGGAAGCAAAAGAAAAGCAAGACAATGAATCTATTGCTGCTGCCGCCAAAGCTAGATTTCATCTGCATTCGGTTGTTCTCAAATGA
- the LOC140882930 gene encoding protein MICROTUBULE BINDING PROTEIN 2C isoform X3, translated as MYKPQQQQHLVDLQDTAGFGSESWLSGEDESSLSRTFSSLSAAAATASATGNVDRVLFNDLVEIVPLVQSLIDRKASSSFTRKGSMIYTKTPSRESLYKKTTGRSALQTKKQREEPNKNTANNQDGCNDNFSTFSSRSLLSEKDREELVALRDQVEDLKRQLSEKDELLKSAELLENEMTSMHSKFAELKNEVTEKDSLIKSSQLQLSDAKIKLADKQAAVEKLQWEAMTSNKKVEKLQGDLTNVEGEISCFMSLIEGLARTDLTLSDGDYDFVSYPLEEDHENPLMR; from the exons ATGTATaaacctcagcagcagcagcattTGGTAGACTTGCAAGACACCGCCGGGTTCGGTTCGGAGTCATGGCTATCAGGCGAGGACGAATCCTCACTCAGTCGCACCTTCTCCTCTCTGTCCGCCGCAGCCGCCACCGCCTCCGCCACCGGGAATGTGGACCGTGTTCTTTTTAACGATCTTGTGGAGATTGTTCCTCTCGTCCAGTCTCTAATT GACCGGAAAGCGAGTTCTTCGTTTACGAGAAAGGGTTCAATGATCTATACCAAAACGCCGTCTAGAGAATCCCTTTACAAGAAG ACAACGGGAAGGAGTGCTCTTCAAACTAAAAAGCAAAGGGAGGAGCCAAACAAAAATACAGCCAATAACCAAGATGGCTGCAATGAcaatttctcaactttttcctcgAGGTCATTACTATCTGAAAAGGATAGAGAAGAACTGGTGGCATTACGGGACCAAGTGGAGGATCTGAAAAGGCAATTATCAGAAAAGGATGAACTTCTGAAATCAGCGGAGCTTTTGGAGAATGAGATGACTTCAATGCACTCGAAGTTCGCTGAGCTAAAAAATGAGGTTACAGAAAAGGACTCGTTGATTAAGTCCTCACAATTACAGCTCTCTGATGCGAAG ATTAAGCTAGCAGACAAACAAGCTGCTGTGGAAAAACTACAGTGGGAGGCAATGACTTCCAACAAAAAAGTAGAGAAGCTTCAAGGAGACCTAACAAATGTAGAAGGAGAAATTTCATGTTTCATGTCATTAATCGAAGGCTTGGCAAGGACCGATTTGACTCTTTCTGATGGAGACTATGATTTTGTCTCATACCCTCTTGAAGAGGATCATGA GAATCCTTTAATGAGATAG
- the LOC140878441 gene encoding protein BREAKING OF ASYMMETRY IN THE STOMATAL LINEAGE translates to MSSPCTRLVRCRVKDLASCFYACRFPLDEESSDAISSSFPPMQNASSSKISVANKICNEEEKGETSAQSWKLNNSTNHESESVEEGSRDSKWPRFSEEDYIVFCFREDGAIHMINENKPSKTYDHHDNSKKGHEKEWSNNEMMESHEWTEDEIKEMESATNIGAIKACEEDSFESCNSNQSDTSTNSFSFPKLGVEWIGSPVHMPKSEKHKATSLLLHCCRF, encoded by the exons ATGAGCTCACCTTGTACAAGGCTCGTTCGATGTCGAGTAAAAGATCTGGCCTCATGCTTTTACGCTTGCAGATTTCCCTTGG ACGAAGAATCATCTGATGCCATCAGTAGCTCGTTCCCTCCAATGCAAAACGCGAGTTCGAGTAAAATCTCGGTGGCAAACAAAATATGCAATGAAGAAGAGAAAGGGGAGACATCTGCTCAAAGTTGGAAACTGAATAATAGTACTAATCATGAGAGTGAATCAGTGGAAGAGGGAAGCAGAGATTCGAAATGGCCTCGGTTTTCGGAAGAAGATTACATAGTTTTTTGCTTTAGAGAAGATGGAGCTATTCATATGATCAATGAAAACAAGCCATCAAAAACATATGATCATCATGACAATAGCAAAAAA GGTCATGAGAAAGAATGGAGCAACAATGAGATGATGGAAAGTCATGAGTGGACAGAAGATGAAATCAAAGAGATGGAGTCTGCTACCAATATTGGGGCCATTAAGGCATGCGAAGAAGACTCTTTCGAGTCTTGTAACTCTAATCAATCTGATACTAGCACAAACTCCTTCTCCTTCCCAAA ATTGGGTGTCGAATGGATAGGGAGTCCGGTTCACATGCCCAAATCGGAAAAACACAAGGCCACGAGTTTGCTTCTTCACTGCTGCAGATTCTAG
- the LOC140882664 gene encoding isoaspartyl peptidase/L-asparaginase 1, translating to MGGWAIALHGGAGDIPRSMPPERLKPREAALHYCLQIGVDALKAGQPPLDVVELVVRELENNPHFNAGKGSVLTSNGTVEMEACIMDGNTKRCGAVSGLTTVKNAISLARLVMEKTPHIYLAFDGAEAFAREQDVETIDSSHFITPENIERLKQAKVANRVQIDFTQPTQKVVEKASVLSLDSQDGTVGCVAVDGNGNLAAATSTGGLVNKMVGRIGDTPIIGAGTYANGYCAVSATGKGESIIRATVARDVAALMEYKGLSLKEAAAYVVEECAPKHTTGLIAVSAKGEVTMPFNTVGMFCACATEDGHSEVKIWPDDPLC from the exons ATGGGTGGTTGGGCAATAGCACTGCACGGCGGCGCCGGTGACATCCCGCGTTCGATGCCGCCGGAACGCTTGAAGCCCAGAGAAGCGGCCCTCCACTATTGCCTCCAGATCGGCGTCGATGCGCTCAAAGCTGGTCAACCACCCTTGGACGTTGTCGAACTCGTT GTGCGTGAACTCGAAAATAACCCACATTTTAATGCGGGCAAAGGGTCCGTTTTGACCAGCAACGGCACTGTTGAGATGGAAGCTTGCATCATGGATGGAAACACGAAGAGATGTGGAGCTGTTTCTGGTCTCACCACTGTGAAAAATGCCATTTCTTTAGCTCGACTGGTAATGGAGAAAACTCCTCACATATATCTTGCATTTGATGGAGCTGAGGCATTTGCGAGGGAACAG GACGTTGAAACTATTGATTCGAGCCATTTTATAACTCCAGAAAATATTGAGAGGCTAAAACAAGCAAAAGTAGCTAACAGAGTTCAG ATTGATTTTACACAGCCCACTCAAAAAGTTGTTGAGAAGGCGTCGGTTCTTTCCCTGGATAGTCAAGATGGTACTGTTGGATGTGTGGCTGTCGATGGTAACGGAAATTTAGCTGCTGCTACATCTACTGGTGGATTGGTCAACAAGATGGTGGGGAGGATTGGCGATACGCCCATAATTGGCGCAGGAACTTATGCCAATGGTTATTGTGCAGTCTCGGCAACTGGTAAAGGTGAATCTATAATTCGTGCCACAGTTGCCAGAGACGTGGCTGCTCTTATGGAATACAAAGGGCTTTCTCTCAAAGAAGCGGCGGCGTATGTTGTAGAGGAATGTGCACCGAAGCACACTACTGGCTTGATTGCTGTGTCTGCCAAAGGAGAAGTTACCATGCCCTTTAATACAGTTGGAATGTTCTGTGCATGTGCTACTGAAGATGGCCATTCTGAGGTTAAGATTTGGCCAGATGATCCATTATGCTAA